In Gammaproteobacteria bacterium, the following are encoded in one genomic region:
- a CDS encoding polyribonucleotide nucleotidyltransferase translates to MSIVKKSFPYGQHTVTLETGEIARQATGAVMASMGDTVVLVTVVAAREAKPGQGFFPLTVDYQEKTYAAGKIPGGFFKREGRPSEKETLTSRLIDRPLRPLFPEGFLNEVQIVATVMSLDPKVDPDIPAILGASAALAVSGVPFNGPIGAARVGYADGQYLLNPSFKDLDASQLDLVVAGTESSVLMVESEAKELPESVMLGAVLFGHKEMQAAIRAIHDLAKEAGTKPWDWQPPAPDVELISSVEKYKAQIHDAYAIVDKLARRDALAKLRDQIITALCPKDEPGFTPEQVKIAIENLEYKIVRAKALEEGKRIDGRG, encoded by the coding sequence ATGTCTATTGTCAAGAAATCATTCCCCTACGGACAGCACACCGTCACGCTGGAGACCGGCGAGATCGCCCGCCAGGCGACCGGCGCAGTCATGGCCAGCATGGGCGACACCGTGGTGCTGGTCACCGTGGTCGCCGCCAGGGAGGCGAAACCGGGACAGGGCTTTTTCCCGTTGACCGTCGATTATCAGGAAAAGACCTACGCCGCGGGCAAGATCCCCGGTGGGTTCTTCAAGCGTGAAGGCCGGCCCAGCGAAAAGGAGACGCTGACGTCGCGCCTCATCGACCGGCCGTTACGGCCGCTGTTCCCGGAGGGGTTTCTGAATGAAGTGCAGATCGTCGCCACCGTCATGTCCCTCGATCCCAAGGTCGATCCGGACATTCCCGCCATACTGGGCGCCTCGGCGGCGCTGGCCGTCTCCGGCGTCCCGTTCAACGGCCCGATCGGCGCGGCGCGCGTGGGTTACGCCGACGGTCAGTATCTGTTGAACCCGAGTTTCAAGGACCTGGACGCCTCGCAGCTTGATCTGGTCGTGGCCGGCACGGAAAGCTCGGTCTTGATGGTCGAATCCGAGGCGAAGGAACTGCCGGAATCCGTCATGCTCGGCGCCGTGCTTTTCGGGCACAAGGAGATGCAGGCGGCCATCCGCGCCATCCACGATCTCGCCAAGGAGGCGGGCACAAAGCCGTGGGACTGGCAGCCGCCCGCGCCGGACGTGGAGCTCATCAGTTCGGTCGAAAAATACAAGGCTCAGATCCACGATGCCTACGCCATCGTCGACAAGCTGGCGCGGCGCGATGCGCTCGCCAAGCTGCGCGATCAGATCATCACCGCGCTCTGCCCCAAGGATGAACCGGGGTTCACCCCCGAACAGGTCAAGATCGCCATCGAGAATCTGGAGTACAAGATCGTCCGCGCCAAGGCGCTGGAGGAGGGCAAGCGCATCGACGGCCGCGGCAA
- the rpsO gene encoding 30S ribosomal protein S15 — protein MTLTAERKGGIIKDYQRKKTDTGSPEVQVALLSARIDSLSEHFKTHNHDKHSRQGLLKMINTRRKLLDYLRATNPASYRDLVAKLGLRK, from the coding sequence ATGACACTGACAGCAGAACGCAAGGGCGGCATCATCAAGGACTACCAGCGCAAAAAAACCGACACCGGCTCACCGGAGGTCCAGGTCGCGCTCCTGTCCGCCCGCATCGACAGCCTTTCGGAACATTTCAAAACGCACAACCACGACAAGCACTCGCGTCAGGGATTGCTGAAGATGATCAACACGCGGCGCAAGCTGCTGGATTATCTGCGGGCCACCAACCCCGCCAGCTATCGTGACCTGGTCGCCAAGCTGGGTTTGCGCAAGTAA
- the truB gene encoding tRNA pseudouridine(55) synthase TruB has translation MKWRRDIRLKTTPHRVAMKRFEYRKVDGILLLDKPVGLSSNATLQRARRLYRAAKAGHTGNLDPLASGLLPVCFGEATKITPYLLNAGKRYQARIKLGERTATGDAEGEIIERRPVPRLDGAGVEGTLAGFCGERMQTPPMHSALKHQGRPLYKLAARGVTVERKSRAITIKALNLLDFEGATLTIDVSCSKGTYIRVLAEEIGAALSTCAHLSALRRTEVQPFNLDGAVTLEMLDKRAESGLTALDELLRPMDQALSIWPAVSLDERAATLLRHGQRVTVPLEAGETVRIYGPAGGFLGMGEVAGGRLSSRRLLSNPGK, from the coding sequence ATGAAGTGGCGGCGGGACATCCGCCTGAAGACGACCCCGCATCGAGTGGCGATGAAGAGGTTTGAATACCGCAAGGTCGACGGCATCCTGCTGCTCGACAAGCCCGTGGGGTTGAGTTCCAATGCGACGCTGCAACGGGCGCGGCGCCTGTACCGCGCCGCCAAGGCCGGCCATACCGGCAATCTCGATCCCCTGGCGAGCGGTCTTTTGCCGGTGTGCTTCGGCGAAGCGACCAAGATCACCCCTTATCTGCTGAACGCGGGCAAGCGCTATCAGGCCCGGATCAAACTGGGCGAGCGTACCGCGACCGGCGACGCCGAAGGAGAGATCATCGAACGCCGGCCCGTGCCTCGATTGGATGGCGCGGGGGTTGAAGGCACGCTGGCCGGTTTTTGCGGCGAGCGGATGCAGACGCCACCCATGCACTCCGCGCTCAAGCATCAGGGCCGGCCCTTGTACAAACTCGCGGCGCGCGGCGTCACCGTCGAGCGCAAATCGCGGGCGATCACCATCAAGGCGCTGAACCTGCTGGACTTCGAAGGCGCGACGCTTACGATCGATGTCAGTTGCTCCAAGGGCACTTACATCCGCGTGCTGGCCGAGGAAATCGGCGCGGCGCTGTCGACCTGTGCCCATCTCTCGGCGTTGCGGCGCACGGAGGTGCAGCCGTTCAATCTGGACGGCGCGGTGACGCTGGAGATGCTGGATAAGCGCGCCGAATCCGGTCTCACGGCTTTGGATGAACTGCTGCGGCCCATGGACCAGGCCTTGTCGATCTGGCCGGCGGTGTCGCTGGACGAACGCGCCGCCACTCTGCTCCGGCACGGCCAGCGCGTGACCGTACCCCTGGAGGCCGGTGAAACGGTGCGTATCTATGGCCCCGCCGGCGGATTCCTGGGCATGGGCGAGGTGGCCGGCGGCCGGCTCAGCTCCCGCCGTCTGTTAAGCAATCCCGGCAAGTGA
- the rbfA gene encoding 30S ribosome-binding factor RbfA: MSRRRRDDLFAPVSNRPRRVGEEILRLLARPAQLCAEETGMGFITLTAADVSPDLKQARIFVTQMGPTVGQAEVLAALNERAPAMRTLLAKTMTMRSVPRIIFYYDESIARAARLEALLDEVAAGHPPEDDPASSGDEEV; the protein is encoded by the coding sequence ATGTCACGGCGTCGGCGCGATGATTTGTTTGCGCCGGTCAGCAACCGGCCGCGCCGCGTGGGCGAGGAAATCCTGCGGCTGCTGGCGCGGCCGGCGCAGCTCTGCGCGGAGGAGACCGGCATGGGCTTCATCACCCTGACCGCCGCCGACGTTTCCCCCGATTTGAAGCAGGCCAGGATCTTCGTCACCCAGATGGGACCCACGGTTGGACAGGCCGAGGTGCTCGCGGCCTTGAACGAACGTGCCCCGGCCATGCGCACCCTGCTCGCCAAAACCATGACCATGCGCAGCGTGCCGCGCATCATCTTTTACTACGATGAATCCATCGCCCGCGCCGCTCGTCTGGAGGCATTGCTGGATGAAGTGGCGGCGGGACATCCGCCTGAAGACGACCCCGCATCGAGTGGCGATGAAGAGGTTTGA
- the infB gene encoding translation initiation factor IF-2, producing MADVTIQQFADTVGISVERLIGQLTEAGLPAKQAQDPISDEEKSQLLAHLRRAHGRVEEASEPARITLRRKTLSEIKVPTDKSKLRLRPGTAAKPAHTKTVSVEFRKKKTYVKRSLVVDEEAQRLSEEAAERERLEAEEQARQQEEQRQRDLEAKRVAEERARVEVESRRPPGEAKLAAAPETRAPPSTPPREEGEKGAKKKRQDHDRGRVIERERQQEREELHVDASRSRRKRKPPARRVVAPVASKHGFEMPTEPTVHEVAVPESITVADLAQRMSVKVAEVIKVMMGMGSLVTINQVIDQDTAVIVVEEMGHKARRIDANAIESSLREEQAGVEKVPRPPVVTVMGHVDHGKTSLLDKIRSTDVAAGEAGGITQHIGAYRVNTAKGAITFLDTPGHAAFTAMRARGAKVTDIVVLVVAADDGVMPQTIEAIQHARAAKVPLIVAVNKIDKSGADPERVRQGLTQHGVIPEDWGGDTQFVKVSAKTGEGVDQLLEAILLQAEVLELKAAETGPASGTVIESRLDKGRGPVATVLVQNGILHRGDILLTGIEFGRVRAMLDDHGQLVEEAGPSTPVEVLGLSNVPNAGDEAVVVADERKAREIAVFRNTKNREQKMARQQSAKLEDVFLRIGEGKSVTLNLVIKADVQGSAEALGEALGALSAAEVTVNVVATGVGGITESDVNLAVASSAMIIGFNVRADASARRLIEAEGIDLRYYSIIYDAIDDVKAALAGLLTPEIRETIIGVAEVRDVFRSSKFGAIAGCLVTSGMIKRNNPIRVLRDNVVIFQGALESLRRFKDDVNEVKSGTECGIGVKNYDDVKPGDQIEVFERVEVARKV from the coding sequence ATGGCTGATGTGACCATCCAGCAATTTGCCGACACCGTCGGGATTTCGGTCGAGCGCCTGATCGGCCAGCTCACCGAGGCCGGCCTGCCCGCCAAGCAGGCGCAGGATCCGATCAGCGACGAGGAAAAGAGCCAGCTGCTGGCGCATTTGCGCCGCGCCCACGGCCGCGTCGAGGAGGCCTCGGAGCCCGCGCGCATCACCCTGCGGCGCAAGACCTTGAGCGAGATCAAGGTGCCCACCGACAAGAGCAAGCTGCGCCTGCGTCCCGGCACCGCCGCCAAGCCGGCCCATACCAAGACTGTCAGCGTCGAGTTCCGCAAGAAGAAGACCTACGTCAAGCGCAGCCTGGTGGTGGACGAGGAGGCGCAGCGCCTGAGCGAGGAGGCCGCCGAACGCGAGCGGCTGGAGGCCGAGGAGCAGGCGCGCCAGCAGGAGGAGCAGCGTCAGCGTGATCTGGAGGCCAAGCGCGTTGCCGAGGAGCGTGCCCGCGTGGAGGTTGAATCGCGCCGCCCGCCGGGCGAGGCCAAACTCGCCGCGGCACCGGAAACCCGCGCGCCACCGTCCACCCCGCCCCGCGAAGAGGGCGAAAAGGGCGCGAAGAAGAAGCGCCAGGATCACGACCGCGGCCGCGTGATTGAACGCGAACGGCAGCAGGAGCGCGAGGAGTTGCACGTCGATGCCAGCCGGTCGCGCCGCAAGCGCAAGCCGCCGGCACGGCGCGTGGTCGCGCCGGTGGCCAGCAAGCACGGATTCGAGATGCCGACCGAACCCACCGTGCACGAGGTGGCCGTCCCGGAGAGCATCACGGTGGCCGATCTGGCGCAGCGCATGTCGGTGAAGGTCGCCGAGGTCATCAAGGTCATGATGGGGATGGGCAGCCTCGTGACCATCAATCAAGTCATCGATCAGGACACCGCGGTCATCGTGGTCGAGGAGATGGGCCACAAAGCCCGGCGCATCGACGCCAACGCCATCGAATCCTCGCTGCGCGAGGAACAGGCCGGCGTCGAAAAAGTGCCGCGCCCGCCGGTGGTGACGGTCATGGGTCATGTCGATCACGGCAAGACTTCGCTGCTGGACAAGATCCGCAGCACCGATGTCGCCGCCGGCGAGGCCGGTGGCATCACCCAGCACATCGGCGCCTACCGCGTCAACACGGCCAAGGGCGCGATTACGTTTTTGGACACGCCCGGCCATGCCGCCTTCACCGCCATGCGCGCACGCGGCGCCAAGGTGACGGACATCGTCGTGCTGGTGGTGGCCGCCGATGACGGCGTCATGCCGCAGACCATCGAGGCGATCCAGCATGCCCGGGCGGCCAAGGTGCCGCTTATCGTCGCCGTCAACAAGATCGACAAGTCCGGCGCCGATCCCGAACGCGTGCGCCAGGGGTTGACCCAGCACGGCGTCATTCCCGAGGACTGGGGCGGCGACACCCAGTTCGTCAAGGTGTCGGCCAAGACCGGCGAAGGCGTGGATCAATTGCTGGAGGCCATCCTGTTGCAGGCCGAGGTATTGGAACTCAAGGCGGCAGAGACCGGCCCGGCGTCCGGGACGGTCATCGAATCACGCCTGGACAAGGGCCGCGGTCCGGTGGCCACGGTGCTGGTGCAGAACGGAATTCTGCACCGGGGCGACATCCTGCTGACCGGCATCGAATTCGGCCGCGTGCGTGCCATGCTCGACGATCATGGCCAGTTGGTGGAAGAGGCCGGGCCCTCCACGCCGGTGGAAGTACTGGGCCTGTCGAACGTGCCCAACGCCGGCGACGAGGCGGTGGTGGTGGCCGACGAGCGCAAGGCGCGCGAGATCGCCGTGTTCCGCAACACCAAGAACCGCGAACAGAAGATGGCGCGGCAGCAGTCGGCCAAGCTGGAGGATGTCTTTTTACGCATAGGGGAGGGCAAGAGCGTCACGCTGAACCTGGTCATCAAGGCCGACGTGCAGGGTTCAGCCGAAGCCCTGGGCGAGGCGCTGGGTGCGTTGTCCGCCGCCGAAGTGACCGTCAACGTCGTGGCCACCGGTGTCGGCGGCATCACCGAGTCCGACGTCAACCTGGCGGTGGCCTCCAGCGCCATGATCATCGGTTTCAACGTGCGCGCCGACGCCAGCGCGCGCCGGTTGATCGAGGCCGAGGGCATCGATCTGCGCTACTACAGCATCATCTACGACGCCATCGACGACGTGAAGGCAGCGCTCGCCGGCCTGCTGACGCCGGAAATCCGCGAAACCATCATCGGCGTGGCCGAGGTGCGCGACGTGTTCCGCTCCTCCAAGTTCGGCGCCATCGCCGGCTGCCTGGTGACGAGCGGGATGATCAAGCGCAACAATCCCATCCGCGTGCTGCGCGACAACGTGGTGATCTTCCAGGGCGCGCTGGAATCCCTGCGCCGCTTCAAGGACGATGTCAACGAGGTGAAATCCGGCACCGAGTGCGGCATCGGCGTGAAGAACTACGACGACGTGAAACCGGGCGATCAGATCGAAGTCTTCGAACGCGTCGAAGTGGCGCGCAAGGTGTAG
- the nusA gene encoding transcription termination factor NusA, with amino-acid sequence MNKEILTVVEVVSNEKGVAKEVIFEALEAALASATKKRYHEDIEVRVSIDRKSGDYHAFRRWEVIDDAAESVKLLGGLEFPDRQVLLSQARKTHPDINAAEFIEEPMEAEVYGRIAAQTAKQVIVQKVREAERAQVVEQYQDRKGQLVSGTVKRAERSGVLLDLGGNAEAIITREHLIPREPVRPGDRLRGYLYDVRPEKKGPQLFVSRTAVELLVELFKLEVPEIGEGLIEIMGAARDPGLRAKIAVRSKDGRIDPVGACVGMRGSRVQAVSNELAGERVDIILWDENPAQFVINAMSPAEVVSILVDEDTHSMDVAVVEEQLSQAIGRNGQNVRLASQLTGWELNVMSETAAAEKATQEEQRLKEVFMEQLDVDEEVARILVDEGFTSIEEVAYVPEGEMAAIQEFDEALVAELRRRAKDILLTKAIATEEKIGDAKPSDELLAMAGMDEDLAYLLASRGIVTQDDLAEQSVADLMEIEGMNEARAAELIMTARAPWFAQAEDAQKETADIGKDING; translated from the coding sequence ATGAACAAAGAAATACTGACGGTGGTGGAAGTGGTCTCCAACGAGAAGGGGGTGGCCAAGGAGGTCATCTTCGAGGCGCTGGAGGCCGCGCTTGCCAGCGCCACCAAGAAGCGCTACCACGAGGACATTGAGGTGCGGGTGTCCATTGATCGCAAGTCCGGCGACTATCATGCCTTCCGGCGCTGGGAAGTCATCGATGATGCCGCCGAGAGCGTGAAGTTGCTGGGCGGGCTGGAGTTCCCGGATCGCCAGGTTCTGCTTTCCCAGGCGCGCAAGACCCACCCCGACATCAACGCCGCCGAGTTCATCGAGGAGCCGATGGAGGCCGAGGTCTATGGGCGCATCGCCGCCCAGACAGCGAAACAGGTCATCGTGCAGAAAGTGCGCGAGGCGGAGCGCGCCCAGGTCGTCGAACAATATCAAGACCGCAAGGGCCAGCTTGTGTCCGGCACCGTCAAGCGCGCCGAGCGCAGCGGCGTGCTGCTCGATTTGGGCGGCAACGCCGAGGCGATCATCACGCGTGAACACCTCATCCCCCGCGAACCGGTGCGGCCCGGTGACCGGCTGCGCGGCTATCTCTATGACGTTCGCCCGGAAAAGAAGGGGCCGCAACTGTTCGTGAGCCGTACGGCGGTCGAGTTGCTGGTGGAACTGTTCAAGCTCGAAGTGCCGGAGATCGGCGAGGGGCTCATCGAGATCATGGGCGCGGCGCGCGATCCGGGGTTGCGCGCCAAGATCGCCGTGCGCAGCAAGGACGGTCGCATCGATCCGGTCGGTGCCTGCGTCGGCATGCGCGGTTCGCGTGTACAGGCCGTATCGAACGAACTGGCCGGCGAGCGGGTGGACATCATCCTGTGGGACGAGAACCCGGCGCAATTCGTCATCAACGCCATGTCACCGGCGGAGGTCGTGTCCATCCTGGTGGACGAGGACACCCACAGCATGGACGTGGCCGTGGTGGAGGAGCAGTTGTCGCAGGCCATCGGCCGCAACGGACAGAACGTGCGACTCGCCAGCCAGCTGACCGGCTGGGAACTGAACGTCATGAGCGAGACCGCAGCCGCGGAAAAGGCCACCCAGGAGGAACAGCGCCTGAAGGAAGTGTTCATGGAGCAGCTGGACGTGGACGAGGAAGTGGCGCGCATTCTGGTGGACGAAGGCTTCACCAGCATCGAGGAGGTGGCCTATGTCCCCGAGGGCGAGATGGCGGCCATCCAGGAATTCGACGAGGCCCTGGTCGCCGAGCTGCGCCGCCGCGCCAAGGACATCCTGCTGACCAAGGCCATCGCCACGGAGGAAAAGATCGGCGACGCCAAGCCGTCCGATGAACTGCTGGCGATGGCCGGCATGGATGAGGACCTGGCCTATCTGCTGGCCAGCCGCGGCATCGTCACCCAGGATGATCTGGCGGAGCAGTCGGTGGCCGATCTGATGGAAATCGAAGGCATGAACGAGGCGCGCGCCGCCGAGTTGATCATGACCGCGCGCGCGCCCTGGTTTGCGCAGGCCGAGGACGCCCAGAAGGAAACGGCCGATATCGGAAAGGATATCAATGGCTGA
- the rimP gene encoding ribosome maturation factor RimP, which produces MKPCTRLQALLEPVVTALGYELVGIEQVTGGRRGLVRLYIDQPAGVAVDDCERVSRQVSAVLDVEDPIAGGYVLEVSSPGLDRPLYTPAHYARFAGCRARLKLRTPLLGDQRNVTCTLLGVDEDKVRVEVDGVEHHIPLVQIAKARLIATP; this is translated from the coding sequence ATGAAGCCGTGCACGCGTTTGCAGGCGTTGCTGGAGCCGGTGGTGACCGCACTGGGTTATGAGCTGGTCGGTATCGAGCAGGTCACCGGTGGGCGCCGCGGGTTGGTGCGGCTGTACATCGATCAGCCGGCCGGCGTCGCGGTGGATGATTGCGAGCGGGTGAGCCGCCAGGTGAGCGCCGTGCTGGATGTGGAAGATCCCATCGCCGGGGGCTATGTGCTCGAGGTGTCGTCGCCGGGGCTGGATCGACCGCTGTACACACCGGCGCATTACGCGCGTTTTGCCGGCTGCCGCGCGCGCCTGAAACTGCGGACGCCGCTCTTGGGCGACCAGCGCAATGTGACGTGCACCCTGCTGGGCGTGGATGAAGACAAGGTCAGGGTGGAAGTGGACGGCGTGGAGCACCACATTCCGCTGGTGCAGATTGCCAAGGCGCGCTTAATCGCGACACCATAA